Proteins encoded by one window of Luteolibacter rhizosphaerae:
- a CDS encoding zeta toxin family protein, producing METEAREEGVAVEEPVDSVTFETADTLAETRQTLAPAIEAIQAERKLPQAQPVKKEDVLGPRLAQRFSGPMTEEDLDAFVYDAMRQLPDLDPNDRLEVKSLVKRYEDYRTSRGEGPLPYLEGPMARAENQRVQGDLERFGKLFSGREGMLSGLPVESRRQFIDLYGDTPQAEEEMMESVSQAFVERMGGEKVDPQLWPAQRNAFARANFDWKGTEVIDGKTFYQLAGKEISRQQQDLALIGKVFEAGVHAALQGKSAAKAIEDLRKLVPAEDWARFRPGVQAGYAAVHADHSEEELVVARSLVEYLGSMADVPLEQITRLPVSAAFASFGRSDHATREKILGLVRTMVSAEGEKVDIKFNFQGGWDEGVLEIIDRLGSLGDQEQAKAARHLMEQGFMPESVPDGGGGLSPIEVLARMKWAEHDPMGPRRPALRPMTPQEREHWRETAESAEGFAAFTMNARADGVAIRSYIDDKREGWLDTLSDTTFLLGRSGPTTAVSMTKVVGVPVLMAIELPAQREHFRRIAPNADARTVEQMAFISATLSALTDRVQAKTFGLKLPAVSSLFAGTGTLGKVVGKVTEFGLKGAGATGQESFQSTVPDLVQQFYSALSKDVPGVKWEAVREREQQALGDNARVSFLMTLFAGGGGSLLRRNQVDPAQAKRELGDFKTLRQMGFGRQEAEDISARAENDPAGAADDVMAGTARMTPEERQQNVAQFEQEQVEQEQQQGGDDLDGELAPKRDDELPTTDEGIFQRALQEAEGRGNSVDLDKVRYLIPGYRDADPLTRDAKFLRKSAELNNRVLRELLKRKPEHGLVVIMAGGPGSGKSSVEHDLSVESDAVIDTTLSVEGSARRILAQIKDSGREASVVYVHRPFENAFGGVIDRYLKGKKSGEERIVPLAFVAQGHVGAQQFALQLAAEGVDIQVFDNSGEIGSHIERDIDFLEQNSYVESDERRAPRAARGAEEESGRGPQDDLGSDGRGRKEDAGASREGSRGDDPVAAAIGRLVAEGNAILERYRSEGKLTDAEVRAFRGEADGGPNGKGNGGPEGKSGGDGNAPRGGNGSTGGAAPAGGGPDPGRSNSGDPSPEDQGAKADDRVDRFHPLDAKVPVVEHLADGSAELRYPDGATEKVADVATAEKRVRAWEAEESVRQSEEIRAAAREIGQGQRTGDPGSNSPASAKDRTGSAKAAVDQAYARVRQGLAGTGLRHGRGARKVKTFLPGDSLPAYQKGVAKLARAVRDGGGDVTGPLRDHAADIAGAVMNRGKQDEARLIASLRGAEAGSAEPVLPGDVMSLEGDAKRAAIQDAFAKLAMDHAFGRLADAKVPENLLPLFRAVKETTRAVLKVGSSVARSPSDRNAREREKRRNNAREDLATRTIDLGFGPPQFDQVENFTVPEAKFGWNKSDDYEKTFFAKHPDLEGKVWVHHAVEQQMSEKYGGPIPEEEMNSLENLRGIPIDLNTDLHLRMIRMDLNDLYSQFKGWPPKEELLRFARIIDQRYGHLYIPPIL from the coding sequence ATGGAAACTGAAGCAAGGGAGGAAGGTGTGGCGGTGGAGGAGCCGGTGGATTCCGTGACCTTCGAAACGGCGGACACGCTGGCGGAGACGCGGCAGACGCTGGCTCCGGCCATCGAGGCGATCCAGGCGGAGCGGAAGCTGCCGCAGGCCCAGCCGGTGAAGAAGGAGGATGTGCTCGGCCCGCGGCTGGCACAGCGGTTCAGCGGTCCCATGACGGAGGAGGATCTGGATGCGTTCGTCTACGACGCCATGCGGCAGCTGCCGGATCTGGACCCGAACGATCGTCTGGAGGTGAAGAGCCTCGTGAAGCGCTACGAGGACTATCGTACCAGCCGGGGCGAGGGTCCGCTGCCCTATCTGGAAGGGCCGATGGCGCGGGCGGAGAACCAGCGGGTGCAGGGCGATCTGGAGCGTTTCGGCAAGCTCTTCTCCGGCAGGGAAGGGATGCTATCGGGGCTGCCGGTGGAGAGTCGCCGCCAGTTCATCGATCTCTACGGGGACACCCCGCAGGCGGAGGAAGAGATGATGGAGAGCGTGAGCCAGGCCTTCGTCGAACGTATGGGCGGGGAGAAGGTGGATCCGCAACTCTGGCCGGCGCAGCGGAATGCCTTCGCCCGCGCGAACTTCGATTGGAAGGGCACGGAGGTGATCGATGGCAAGACCTTCTATCAGCTCGCGGGGAAGGAGATATCCCGCCAGCAGCAGGACCTGGCGCTGATAGGCAAGGTCTTCGAAGCGGGCGTGCATGCCGCCCTGCAGGGCAAGTCTGCTGCCAAGGCGATCGAGGATCTGCGCAAGCTGGTGCCGGCGGAGGATTGGGCACGCTTTCGCCCGGGGGTGCAGGCGGGCTACGCGGCGGTCCATGCGGATCACAGTGAGGAGGAGCTGGTGGTGGCACGCTCGCTGGTGGAGTACCTGGGCTCGATGGCGGATGTGCCGCTGGAGCAGATCACGCGGCTGCCGGTATCGGCGGCGTTCGCATCCTTCGGCCGGAGTGATCATGCGACCCGCGAGAAGATTCTGGGCCTGGTGCGGACCATGGTCTCCGCGGAGGGCGAGAAGGTGGACATCAAGTTCAACTTCCAGGGCGGCTGGGATGAAGGCGTGCTGGAGATCATCGATCGCTTGGGCTCGCTTGGCGATCAGGAGCAGGCGAAGGCCGCCCGCCATCTGATGGAGCAGGGATTCATGCCGGAGAGCGTGCCGGATGGCGGGGGCGGCTTGTCACCGATCGAAGTGCTGGCGCGGATGAAATGGGCCGAGCACGATCCCATGGGGCCCCGGAGACCCGCACTGCGGCCGATGACGCCACAGGAGCGCGAGCACTGGCGGGAGACTGCGGAGAGCGCCGAGGGTTTCGCAGCCTTCACCATGAATGCCCGCGCGGATGGCGTCGCGATCCGCAGCTACATCGATGACAAGCGCGAGGGCTGGCTGGACACGCTATCGGACACCACCTTCCTGCTCGGTCGCTCCGGGCCGACCACGGCGGTGAGCATGACGAAAGTCGTCGGCGTGCCGGTGCTGATGGCCATCGAGCTGCCGGCGCAGCGCGAGCACTTCCGCCGGATCGCGCCGAATGCGGACGCACGGACGGTGGAGCAGATGGCCTTCATCTCCGCCACGCTCTCGGCGCTGACGGATCGCGTGCAGGCGAAGACCTTCGGGCTCAAGCTGCCCGCGGTCAGCTCGCTCTTCGCGGGTACCGGCACACTGGGAAAGGTGGTGGGGAAGGTGACCGAGTTCGGCCTGAAGGGTGCGGGTGCCACAGGGCAGGAGAGCTTCCAGAGCACCGTGCCGGATCTCGTGCAGCAGTTCTACAGCGCGCTCTCGAAGGACGTGCCCGGAGTCAAGTGGGAGGCGGTGAGAGAGCGCGAGCAGCAGGCGCTGGGTGACAATGCGCGGGTGTCATTCCTAATGACCCTCTTCGCCGGTGGCGGGGGCAGCTTGCTGCGGCGCAATCAGGTGGATCCGGCGCAGGCGAAGCGCGAGCTGGGGGATTTCAAGACGCTGCGGCAGATGGGCTTCGGCCGCCAGGAGGCGGAGGACATTTCCGCAAGGGCGGAGAACGATCCCGCGGGAGCAGCGGATGATGTGATGGCCGGCACGGCACGGATGACGCCGGAAGAGCGGCAGCAGAATGTCGCGCAGTTCGAGCAGGAACAGGTCGAGCAGGAGCAGCAGCAGGGTGGGGACGATCTCGATGGAGAGCTGGCGCCGAAGCGGGATGATGAACTGCCAACGACTGATGAAGGCATCTTCCAGCGGGCTCTGCAAGAAGCGGAGGGTCGTGGCAATTCCGTCGATCTCGACAAGGTGCGCTACCTGATCCCCGGCTACCGCGATGCGGATCCGCTGACGCGGGATGCGAAATTCCTACGCAAGTCCGCCGAGCTGAACAACCGGGTGCTGCGCGAACTCCTGAAGCGGAAGCCGGAGCACGGCCTGGTGGTGATCATGGCCGGTGGCCCGGGAAGCGGCAAATCCTCCGTGGAGCACGATCTGTCGGTGGAGAGCGATGCGGTGATCGACACGACACTGTCGGTCGAAGGATCGGCGCGCAGGATCCTGGCACAGATCAAGGACTCGGGCCGGGAGGCGAGCGTCGTGTATGTGCACCGTCCTTTTGAGAATGCCTTCGGAGGTGTGATCGACCGCTATCTGAAGGGCAAGAAGAGCGGTGAAGAGCGGATCGTGCCGCTAGCCTTTGTTGCCCAAGGGCACGTGGGGGCGCAGCAGTTTGCGCTGCAGCTCGCTGCGGAGGGGGTGGACATTCAGGTGTTCGATAACTCCGGTGAGATCGGCTCGCATATCGAGAGGGACATTGATTTTCTTGAACAAAACTCATACGTTGAAAGTGATGAACGAAGAGCCCCAAGGGCAGCCCGCGGGGCTGAAGAAGAGTCGGGAAGAGGTCCGCAAGATGATCTCGGAAGCGATGGCCGAGGCAGGAAGGAAGATGCGGGAGCGTCACGAGAAGGATCTCGCGGAGACGACCCGGTCGCAGCCGCAATCGGAAGACTCGTCGCCGAAGGAAACGCCATCCTCGAGCGATATCGGAGCGAAGGAAAGTTAACTGACGCGGAGGTCCGCGCCTTCCGCGGGGAGGCCGACGGCGGGCCGAATGGCAAGGGAAATGGCGGCCCGGAGGGCAAGAGCGGTGGCGACGGGAATGCCCCGCGCGGTGGGAATGGCTCGACTGGTGGTGCCGCTCCGGCGGGTGGGGGACCAGATCCGGGTCGATCTAACAGCGGAGATCCTTCGCCTGAAGATCAAGGCGCGAAAGCAGATGATCGGGTTGATCGCTTCCACCCGCTGGATGCGAAGGTGCCGGTGGTGGAGCATCTTGCCGACGGTAGTGCCGAGCTGCGATACCCCGATGGCGCCACCGAAAAAGTAGCGGATGTCGCGACCGCGGAAAAGCGGGTGCGAGCCTGGGAAGCGGAGGAATCGGTCCGCCAGAGCGAGGAGATCCGCGCGGCGGCACGTGAGATCGGGCAGGGTCAGCGGACAGGAGATCCCGGATCTAACAGTCCGGCGTCGGCCAAGGATCGGACCGGTTCCGCCAAGGCTGCGGTGGACCAGGCCTATGCCCGTGTCCGGCAAGGACTGGCCGGCACCGGGCTCCGGCACGGTCGCGGTGCCAGAAAGGTGAAGACCTTCCTGCCCGGTGACTCGCTGCCAGCCTATCAGAAGGGAGTGGCGAAGCTTGCACGGGCAGTGCGAGACGGCGGCGGTGACGTGACCGGCCCTCTGCGGGATCACGCCGCGGACATCGCCGGAGCGGTAATGAACCGTGGCAAGCAGGACGAGGCTCGCTTGATCGCCAGCCTGCGCGGGGCAGAAGCAGGCTCCGCGGAGCCGGTCCTGCCGGGGGATGTGATGTCGCTCGAGGGCGATGCCAAGCGCGCCGCGATTCAGGATGCCTTCGCGAAGCTCGCGATGGACCACGCCTTCGGCCGCCTGGCGGATGCGAAGGTCCCGGAGAATCTGCTGCCGCTATTCCGTGCCGTGAAGGAGACCACGCGGGCGGTGCTGAAGGTGGGGTCGAGCGTGGCTCGTAGCCCCTCGGATAGGAATGCGAGGGAGCGGGAAAAGCGGCGAAACAACGCGCGAGAGGACTTAGCTACCCGAACGATTGATCTGGGATTCGGTCCGCCGCAGTTTGACCAAGTCGAGAACTTCACGGTGCCCGAGGCGAAGTTCGGATGGAACAAGTCGGATGACTACGAGAAGACTTTCTTTGCTAAGCACCCCGATCTGGAGGGGAAGGTTTGGGTCCATCATGCCGTGGAGCAGCAGATGTCGGAGAAATACGGAGGACCCATTCCTGAGGAGGAAATGAATTCGCTTGAAAACCTCCGCGGAATCCCAATCGATCTCAATACAGACCTTCATCTGAGAATGATTAGGATGGACCTCAATGACCTCTACAGTCAGTTCAAAGGTTGGCCTCCCAAGGAGGAGTTGCTGAGATTTGCAAGAATCATCGACCAACGCTACGGACACCTATATATTCCTCCGATTCTATGA
- a CDS encoding phage capsid protein gives MSTLTIPQSARAVFQDGMEHLAQQKASRFQKYATVKTGCTGKASAHRRIQATEMTDVTGRIQPTIGEELGLEHRYIFPRKAQKATLIDEDDAATLALAVAPTGDIALQHRMAAGRKIDKIFLDGITGANLEGLEDNMSSLTLPASQTVLADYRTDLVVGNTGLNLAKLIRAKGIFGKNEVYGQDQHEEGAHLCMAVSQDELNNLLADVEETGSADYNKVQALVDGEVDYFMGIHFIRSEQIGKRTSPNAGKIIRSCPMWVSTGVYLDFWYDVKTSIDTLPTQSQAIQVYSRIKVGAARKDEKQVVLVECEQAA, from the coding sequence ATGTCCACATTGACGATCCCGCAAAGCGCGCGGGCAGTATTCCAGGACGGGATGGAGCATCTGGCCCAGCAGAAGGCGAGCCGCTTCCAGAAGTATGCGACGGTGAAGACCGGCTGCACCGGCAAGGCCTCGGCCCACCGCCGGATCCAGGCGACGGAGATGACCGATGTGACGGGCCGCATCCAGCCGACGATCGGCGAGGAGCTGGGTCTGGAGCACCGCTACATCTTCCCGCGCAAGGCGCAGAAGGCGACGCTGATCGATGAAGACGATGCCGCGACGCTGGCGCTGGCGGTGGCCCCGACGGGCGACATCGCGCTGCAGCACCGCATGGCGGCGGGCCGCAAGATCGACAAGATCTTCCTGGACGGCATCACCGGGGCGAACCTGGAGGGGCTGGAGGATAACATGAGCTCGCTGACGCTGCCGGCGAGCCAGACGGTGCTGGCGGACTACCGCACGGATCTGGTCGTGGGTAATACCGGCCTGAACCTGGCGAAGCTGATCCGGGCGAAAGGCATCTTCGGCAAGAACGAGGTGTACGGCCAGGACCAGCACGAGGAAGGGGCGCACCTCTGCATGGCGGTGTCCCAGGACGAGCTGAACAACCTGCTGGCGGACGTGGAGGAGACCGGCAGCGCGGACTACAACAAGGTGCAGGCGCTGGTGGATGGCGAGGTGGATTACTTCATGGGCATCCACTTCATCCGCTCCGAGCAGATCGGGAAGCGCACTTCCCCGAATGCGGGCAAGATCATCCGCTCCTGTCCGATGTGGGTGTCCACCGGGGTCTATCTGGACTTCTGGTACGACGTGAAGACCTCGATCGACACGCTGCCGACGCAGTCGCAGGCGATCCAGGTGTATTCGCGGATCAAGGTGGGTGCGGCGCGCAAGGACGAGAAGCAGGTGGTGCTGGTGGAGTGCGAGCAGGCCGCCTGA